ACCCTATCCTTTGTCCAAAGTGCCAGAGAAATAATCCCAAAGATAGATTATACTGTTTGTATTGCGGATATGTTTTTGAAAAGATAGCAGAAAAGACTACTGCGGATGACCTTAAACCATACCAGATAAGATGTCCAGGGTGTAATAGAATCTGTGTTTATACCCAGACAAATTGTATTTACTGTGGGTTTAATTTTAGACCAGAACAAAAAGAAAAAAGGCGTAGAGGGGAAAAAAAGCCCTCATCAGAAAATAAGGTTATCACGGTCAATATTGATGGTAAAGTCTATCATTCTACCGATGAAATCATTCCAGCGGATGTAAAACAATTAATGGGTAGGATTAAAAATGAAGGCTATTCACAAGAACTAATTGATAGATGGATTAGGGAAAAAAAAGAGGCGAGATTAGAAAAAAGAAGGTTTTTAGAAAGAAGGGTAATTGAGTTAAGGCAACAAATTGTTTGGCGAACAATCATAGTCATTGGTTTTATTTTGTTTCTCATAATTAGTATCATTTTAAGGCTTGGAAATTATTAATAAAGGCTAACTATTCAGCCACTGATTGACACGGATTAGCATGGATAAAGATAGAGGAGAGGAGTCAGAAGATAGAGGTCAGAGGTGGGTTAACCCCCACCGGTGGGAGTTAAGGGGGTGGAATATGAAATCTGAAATAGAAGAATCCACCCCCTACCCCCGTCAACGGGGGACAACGTCCAATCAATCATTTGAATAGCGACAGAACACCAGTCATCACCCAGAAATAGAAAGTTTTCCACATTATATCCATGTAGATGAAGAATTAAAAGTTTTCAACCTGTGCGGTTAAGTATTCAAGTGGTGTAAGAAAGGGGATAGGGAAATTATGGGGATAAGGAGATGTTGTTTATAAAATCTTTAATTCCTCATTGTATCTGATTAAAGTAGTAAGTGTTCAATTCCTGACTCCTTACTTAAATCTATTCCTGATAGCATCAGGACTTAGATCCACAA
Above is a window of bacterium DNA encoding:
- a CDS encoding zinc ribbon domain-containing protein, which codes for MNDNTSRFQKLEHGTITGVFKKAIQKLKRFERLEVNGHKIKIENEEISNPILCPKCQRNNPKDRLYCLYCGYVFEKIAEKTTADDLKPYQIRCPGCNRICVYTQTNCIYCGFNFRPEQKEKRRRGEKKPSSENKVITVNIDGKVYHSTDEIIPADVKQLMGRIKNEGYSQELIDRWIREKKEARLEKRRFLERRVIELRQQIVWRTIIVIGFILFLIISIILRLGNY